A genomic segment from Alteribacillus bidgolensis encodes:
- a CDS encoding DUF421 domain-containing protein: MVENVKDIALVLGRIITILPLLLVITIFMGKRAIGELPIFDFLIIITLGAIVGADIADPSINHIPSAAAILAIGLLQRLVARWKISNRKAGRLITFEPTVVVQNGTFLVKNIKKIRYSIDNILQMLREKDVFDVKEVETAVIEANGALSVLKKPEKNAVTAEDIGINKHSLVAFPVIIEGEIYSSVLSHLNVDEVWLRTKLAEEDIDDISNIFFVSITKQLDIHISLKDETITVPPIKH, from the coding sequence TTGGTAGAAAACGTGAAAGATATCGCACTTGTACTCGGGAGAATCATTACAATTTTACCTTTATTATTAGTGATTACCATTTTCATGGGAAAGCGTGCGATTGGAGAACTTCCTATATTCGATTTTTTAATCATCATTACACTTGGAGCCATAGTAGGAGCAGATATTGCTGACCCAAGTATTAACCACATTCCTAGCGCTGCTGCTATTTTAGCGATTGGTCTTTTGCAGCGGCTCGTGGCCAGATGGAAAATATCAAACCGGAAAGCAGGACGGCTGATTACATTTGAACCAACAGTAGTTGTCCAAAACGGAACCTTCCTCGTTAAAAATATTAAAAAAATCAGGTATTCCATTGATAATATTTTACAAATGCTTCGTGAAAAAGACGTGTTTGATGTGAAGGAAGTTGAAACTGCGGTCATAGAGGCAAACGGTGCACTAAGCGTATTAAAAAAACCGGAAAAAAATGCTGTAACCGCTGAAGACATCGGTATAAATAAACATTCCTTGGTTGCTTTCCCGGTAATAATAGAAGGGGAAATTTATTCCAGTGTACTTTCTCACTTAAATGTAGATGAAGTGTGGCTTCGTACTAAACTAGCTGAAGAGGATATAGACGACATTTCAAATATTTTTTTCGTTTCGATTACGAAACAGTTAGATATACACATATCTTTAAAAGATGAAACAATTACAGTACCACCCATTAAACATTAA
- a CDS encoding protein-glutamine gamma-glutamyltransferase encodes MIQVAGTAFYQTNLWPSGSIENRIVQALMDDSFIYSFPSMNVLSFEVKLRKNIIASARALHDSNVEFEIFSMTRANPQYWFVTNIGSIELLPGTRPSDAIRDIFTNSSFYGFECATAMIIIYYYAVLRVIGENAFNRLFQNIQLYSWNFDPDLGLTTRNTNYFIPGDVVYFENPDYHPHMSQWRGENAVVLDNGLYFGHGIGITTASEMVEILNDLRKPNATRSAYLSSIVARPDFFHLANITMQRPDYVRRKWMYVIIQHNENSISLDRYIFYLHSLHNPFI; translated from the coding sequence ATGATTCAAGTGGCGGGGACGGCTTTTTACCAGACGAACCTTTGGCCCTCAGGAAGTATAGAAAATAGAATTGTTCAAGCATTAATGGATGATTCATTCATCTATTCCTTTCCTTCCATGAATGTATTGTCATTTGAAGTAAAACTGCGAAAAAATATCATTGCAAGTGCAAGAGCTTTACATGACAGTAATGTGGAATTTGAAATTTTTTCTATGACTCGAGCAAACCCGCAGTACTGGTTTGTAACTAATATTGGTTCTATCGAATTATTACCTGGCACAAGGCCATCAGATGCTATTCGCGATATCTTTACTAACAGCTCTTTTTACGGATTTGAATGTGCAACTGCTATGATTATTATTTATTACTATGCTGTATTACGCGTTATTGGAGAGAATGCATTCAATCGCCTTTTTCAAAATATTCAATTGTACAGTTGGAATTTTGACCCTGATTTAGGTTTAACCACGAGAAATACCAATTACTTTATTCCTGGAGACGTTGTATATTTTGAAAATCCCGACTATCATCCGCACATGTCGCAGTGGCGCGGGGAAAATGCCGTTGTTCTGGATAACGGTCTGTATTTTGGACACGGCATAGGCATTACGACCGCTAGTGAAATGGTTGAGATTTTAAATGATTTAAGAAAACCAAACGCTACCAGATCCGCGTACCTATCAAGTATAGTTGCCAGACCAGACTTTTTCCATTTAGCTAATATAACCATGCAGCGACCGGACTATGTTAGACGAAAATGGATGTATGTCATTATTCAGCACAATGAAAATTCGATCTCACTAGACCGGTATATCTTTTATTTACATTCACTCCATAATCCTTTTATTTAA
- a CDS encoding small acid-soluble spore protein P, with product MAKQNPKGPKQQEKVNLPQSLKQPYGEPMDGSHKVKNRNHSRQKKNTSHDM from the coding sequence ATGGCAAAACAAAATCCGAAAGGTCCGAAACAACAGGAAAAAGTAAACTTGCCTCAAAGTCTGAAACAACCGTATGGAGAGCCAATGGATGGTTCTCATAAAGTGAAAAACAGAAATCATTCACGACAAAAAAAGAATACTTCTCATGATATGTAG
- a CDS encoding thiamine pyrophosphate-dependent enzyme, which translates to MNVYKTVAAQIVDILKREAVDRVFSVPGESFLDVMNEIYLEEAVDFVSCRHEGGASFMAEAYGKLTGRPGVVMATRGVGGSNLSIGVHTAHQDSTPMVVFLGQVDRKFRGREGFQEIELDRMFSHVAKWTYELTDPNRANEMISRAFRIAQSGRPGPVVVSLPADVLEEESIYYPQAPYTPSRPAANQEEIKKALHLLKQSKRPLIIAGGGVLRSKAEKELLAFVQSSNIPIIASFRRHDIFPNNHRLYAGHTGLGTFPEILNTMRQADTVLAIGTRLSEITTQSYSIFQENITLIHIDIDPDTLGKVYPPQAGIVADASQALTALLENKIKPNQEWEKWAIECRQVYDKATAITEHPNSETVDIAQIIQSLQEVLSDDAVITNDAGNFAAWLHNYYSFNEPKTYAGPTSGAMGYGLPAGIAAKMVFPEKTVVSLSGDGGFMMTVQELETAVRHKVPIIAVVFNNSMYGTIRMHQEKVFPHHVIGTSLNEINFSKLAEAMGVYGQRINHHRSFKEALQKTIQHEAPALIEVMCHPDNISVLSNLSDIHKSNK; encoded by the coding sequence ATGAATGTTTATAAAACCGTTGCTGCTCAAATTGTCGACATATTAAAAAGAGAAGCGGTTGATCGGGTTTTTTCCGTTCCAGGGGAAAGCTTTCTTGATGTAATGAATGAAATATATCTTGAGGAGGCTGTTGATTTTGTTTCCTGTCGTCATGAAGGCGGGGCTTCCTTTATGGCGGAAGCGTATGGAAAACTAACCGGCAGGCCAGGAGTGGTAATGGCTACAAGAGGAGTGGGGGGCTCTAATCTTTCTATCGGTGTGCATACTGCGCATCAGGATTCTACTCCGATGGTCGTGTTTTTAGGGCAGGTGGACCGGAAATTTCGCGGTCGTGAGGGTTTTCAGGAAATTGAGCTTGATCGGATGTTTTCTCATGTCGCAAAGTGGACATATGAACTAACTGATCCAAATCGGGCCAATGAAATGATCAGCAGAGCTTTTCGGATCGCTCAGTCTGGACGTCCTGGTCCGGTTGTTGTGTCGCTGCCTGCCGACGTTTTAGAAGAAGAAAGTATTTATTATCCACAGGCTCCTTATACACCTTCTCGACCTGCAGCTAACCAAGAAGAAATAAAAAAAGCTCTTCATCTGCTAAAACAATCAAAACGTCCTTTAATCATTGCTGGCGGAGGGGTACTTCGTTCAAAGGCTGAAAAAGAACTTTTAGCTTTTGTGCAATCATCAAACATTCCTATCATAGCTTCTTTTCGCAGGCATGATATATTCCCGAATAATCACCGGTTATATGCGGGACACACTGGCTTAGGAACCTTCCCGGAAATTTTAAATACAATGAGACAGGCAGACACCGTACTTGCCATAGGAACGCGCCTTTCTGAAATAACGACGCAAAGCTATTCCATATTTCAAGAGAATATAACTCTCATTCATATAGATATAGACCCGGATACATTGGGAAAAGTTTATCCTCCACAGGCAGGTATTGTGGCTGACGCCTCGCAAGCATTGACTGCTTTATTAGAAAATAAAATAAAACCAAACCAGGAATGGGAAAAGTGGGCTATAGAATGCAGGCAGGTTTATGATAAAGCAACTGCTATTACGGAACATCCAAATAGTGAAACAGTAGATATAGCCCAAATTATCCAAAGTCTGCAGGAAGTTCTTTCGGATGATGCTGTTATTACAAATGATGCAGGAAACTTTGCGGCTTGGCTTCATAATTATTACAGCTTTAATGAACCAAAAACATATGCAGGGCCGACATCAGGAGCAATGGGATACGGTCTTCCGGCAGGTATAGCTGCAAAAATGGTTTTTCCTGAAAAAACGGTCGTTTCTTTGTCTGGAGACGGCGGCTTTATGATGACCGTTCAGGAACTCGAAACCGCTGTTCGTCATAAAGTACCGATCATAGCAGTTGTTTTTAACAACAGTATGTATGGAACGATTCGTATGCATCAGGAGAAAGTATTTCCTCACCATGTCATAGGTACAAGTTTAAATGAAATTAATTTTAGTAAATTAGCAGAAGCAATGGGCGTGTATGGGCAGCGTATTAATCATCACAGATCATTTAAAGAAGCCCTGCAAAAAACAATCCAGCACGAAGCTCCTGCTCTTATTGAAGTAATGTGTCATCCGGATAATATCTCTGTTTTGTCCAATCTATCCGATATTCATAAATCTAATAAATGA
- a CDS encoding DsbA family oxidoreductase: MTLKIKVYSDFVUPFCFLAEVPLQEAIKDKDVEVEWMPFELRPYPNETLRPEDNYLQSTWKQSVYPMAERMGIDIVLPGVSPQPHTHLAFEGYQYAKEMGKGNVYNDRVLRAFFQEEQDIGKIEVLTQLAEEVGLNKNKYQEVLEARTYKEKHQKALKHGYQEANITAVPTFIIGKTTITGMRSKEALEHIIEQER; the protein is encoded by the coding sequence TTGACTCTTAAAATAAAAGTTTATTCGGATTTTGTATGACCGTTTTGTTTTTTAGCGGAGGTGCCGCTTCAGGAAGCAATTAAAGATAAAGACGTAGAAGTAGAATGGATGCCGTTTGAATTGCGGCCTTATCCAAATGAAACGCTGAGACCAGAAGACAATTACTTGCAATCAACTTGGAAACAATCTGTGTACCCGATGGCAGAGAGAATGGGAATCGATATTGTCCTTCCCGGTGTTTCTCCACAACCGCATACCCATTTAGCATTTGAGGGGTATCAGTATGCTAAAGAAATGGGAAAAGGGAATGTTTATAATGACAGGGTACTTCGTGCTTTTTTTCAAGAAGAACAAGACATTGGCAAGATCGAAGTGTTAACGCAGTTAGCAGAAGAGGTTGGTTTAAATAAAAACAAATATCAAGAGGTGTTAGAAGCACGAACGTATAAAGAAAAACACCAAAAAGCATTAAAACATGGCTACCAAGAAGCTAATATCACAGCTGTACCAACTTTTATAATTGGAAAGACGACCATTACGGGGATGCGTTCGAAGGAAGCACTCGAGCACATTATAGAGCAAGAAAGGTAA
- a CDS encoding FAD-dependent oxidoreductase, with translation MTEKLPQFPEPYWRDTADLPTFDALHDDVKADVVIVGGGITGITAAYRLVKEGVKVALIEADHVLNGTTGHTTAKITAQHGLIYDEIIQHMGQSKARMYYEANTEALQFIEQTVNEQKIECDFKKQDAYLYATTNQYAQKLEKEWEAYQKLTIDGSLNESIPFNIRVNNALSMPNQAQFHPLKYLAHLLKVITDAGSLIFEQTTAVNVEADSQEATVLTRNGRRITGSHILACTHFPFYEGTGFYSTRMYADRSYILGIKTKDAYPGGMYLSVDQPTRSLRSASINGEEIVLIGGESHKTGQGKDTLEHYEALESFGNEVFSLENIVYRWSTQDLTTLDKIPYIGTITSTQHRVLIATGYRKWGMTNGTAAAQLLTDIVLNKENPYTTLYSPSRFYADPSLKKFFMENVDVAKHLVKGKLDIPYKNTNDLAVDQGAVVTIDGKRKGAYKDKEGQVHIVDTTCTHVGCEVEWNHGDRTWDCPCHGSRFSYTGEVIEGPAEKPLQREDHTMLENATDEDSGY, from the coding sequence ATGACTGAAAAATTACCGCAATTCCCAGAACCTTATTGGCGGGATACAGCCGATTTGCCAACATTTGATGCATTGCATGACGACGTAAAAGCAGATGTAGTCATAGTAGGCGGAGGGATTACCGGCATTACGGCTGCGTATCGATTAGTAAAAGAAGGAGTAAAAGTTGCGTTAATCGAAGCTGATCACGTATTAAATGGGACGACTGGGCACACAACAGCCAAAATTACAGCTCAACATGGACTTATTTACGATGAAATCATCCAGCATATGGGGCAAAGTAAGGCTAGAATGTATTATGAAGCAAACACAGAAGCCCTTCAATTTATTGAACAAACCGTTAATGAACAGAAAATCGAATGTGATTTTAAAAAACAAGATGCGTATTTATATGCTACTACCAATCAATATGCGCAAAAACTGGAAAAAGAATGGGAAGCTTATCAAAAACTAACTATAGACGGCAGCCTGAACGAAAGCATTCCATTTAATATTCGTGTAAATAATGCCTTATCTATGCCAAACCAGGCGCAGTTTCACCCTCTAAAATATTTAGCTCACCTTTTAAAAGTTATTACAGATGCTGGCAGTCTCATTTTTGAACAGACCACTGCAGTAAACGTGGAAGCAGACAGCCAAGAAGCGACAGTTTTGACGAGAAACGGCCGCCGAATTACAGGCAGTCATATACTTGCTTGTACCCACTTTCCTTTTTATGAAGGAACGGGTTTTTACTCCACGAGAATGTATGCTGACCGCTCGTATATTTTAGGTATTAAGACGAAAGATGCGTACCCAGGAGGTATGTATTTAAGCGTTGACCAGCCAACACGCTCTTTGCGGTCTGCATCCATTAACGGTGAAGAAATAGTTTTGATTGGCGGGGAGAGCCATAAAACCGGTCAAGGTAAAGATACTCTAGAACATTATGAAGCGTTAGAATCGTTTGGAAATGAAGTTTTCAGTCTAGAAAACATTGTCTATCGCTGGTCTACCCAGGATTTAACAACACTGGATAAAATTCCATATATAGGAACAATCACCTCGACACAGCACCGAGTTTTAATCGCCACAGGGTATCGTAAGTGGGGAATGACAAATGGGACAGCGGCTGCACAATTGTTAACCGATATCGTGCTGAATAAAGAAAACCCGTATACCACCCTTTATTCACCTTCCCGTTTTTACGCTGATCCAAGTTTAAAGAAATTTTTTATGGAAAACGTAGATGTTGCAAAACATTTAGTGAAAGGAAAACTAGATATTCCTTATAAAAATACGAATGATTTGGCTGTTGACCAAGGGGCTGTTGTAACGATAGATGGTAAACGCAAAGGAGCTTATAAGGATAAAGAAGGGCAGGTTCATATCGTTGATACCACCTGCACCCACGTTGGCTGTGAAGTTGAGTGGAACCATGGCGACAGGACATGGGACTGCCCTTGCCATGGTTCAAGATTTTCCTATACAGGAGAAGTCATAGAAGGTCCAGCTGAAAAGCCTTTGCAGCGAGAAGACCATACCATGCTAGAAAACGCTACAGACGAAGATTCTGGATACTAA
- a CDS encoding SRPBCC family protein, whose translation MKKWTEETEIDAPIEEVWKLLDGSLDNMQKIMPNVMEHEPVKITDEGVGSVYRQKYKEGKRIEEYEVETVEYMNTPEHKKLKIAFVLANMFDITAKYELRKLSDNKTDFIYTATNRPLKWFASIILLFAGKKVTAQFVERVKHTAEAEYSKTAFNV comes from the coding sequence ATGAAAAAATGGACAGAAGAAACAGAAATAGATGCTCCGATAGAAGAAGTTTGGAAATTATTAGATGGCTCGTTAGACAACATGCAAAAAATTATGCCAAACGTCATGGAGCATGAACCGGTTAAAATTACAGATGAAGGGGTGGGGAGTGTTTACCGCCAAAAATATAAAGAAGGAAAACGTATAGAAGAGTATGAGGTGGAAACGGTAGAATATATGAACACACCAGAACATAAGAAACTTAAAATTGCTTTTGTACTTGCAAACATGTTTGATATTACGGCGAAGTATGAATTAAGAAAACTTTCGGATAATAAAACCGATTTTATTTATACAGCTACTAACCGTCCTTTAAAATGGTTTGCCAGCATCATTTTATTGTTCGCTGGAAAAAAGGTAACGGCACAGTTTGTGGAACGTGTAAAACATACAGCAGAAGCAGAATACAGCAAAACAGCGTTTAATGTTTAA
- a CDS encoding GNAT family N-acetyltransferase has protein sequence MICELQTDAFERCRPLLKPDSHVEAKAVVEGINSGRIFVNNSLLPKAGMVWLGNNDGFYFIGNDSHADFNNEIVKYVEEVIKPEMADKELFYFEMMGNHSGWNPTIQKLFSHQSLTSWTQHVFILKQDDYIPKKASLLPPYRIKKITKEFYEEERNIINISYLDRKIQESWFSKEDFFNKGLGYCIVFDDEIVGICHTNFAADKRQCIAIEISEAHQNKGLAKTIGHYYVQDCLRRGFLPYWDCKDTNKSSQAVADHLGFTHQFSYRSYAFSYETEDTLN, from the coding sequence ATGATTTGTGAATTACAAACAGATGCTTTTGAAAGGTGCAGACCATTGCTTAAACCAGATAGTCATGTAGAAGCAAAAGCAGTAGTAGAAGGGATTAACAGCGGGCGGATATTTGTTAATAATTCTTTATTACCTAAAGCTGGAATGGTTTGGCTTGGTAATAATGATGGTTTCTATTTCATTGGAAATGATAGTCACGCTGATTTCAATAATGAGATTGTGAAGTATGTTGAAGAAGTTATAAAGCCCGAAATGGCAGACAAAGAGCTCTTTTATTTTGAAATGATGGGAAACCATTCTGGATGGAATCCAACCATACAAAAACTGTTTTCACATCAGTCATTAACGAGCTGGACTCAACATGTTTTTATATTGAAACAGGATGATTATATTCCCAAAAAAGCTTCATTACTTCCTCCGTATAGAATCAAAAAAATTACAAAAGAATTTTATGAGGAGGAGCGTAACATAATAAATATTTCTTATTTAGATCGAAAAATACAAGAATCCTGGTTCTCAAAAGAGGATTTTTTTAATAAGGGGCTAGGGTATTGTATCGTCTTTGATGACGAAATAGTAGGTATCTGCCATACAAATTTCGCTGCAGATAAGAGGCAGTGTATTGCTATTGAGATTTCGGAGGCCCATCAAAACAAAGGACTTGCAAAAACAATAGGGCACTATTATGTACAGGATTGTTTGAGACGTGGTTTTCTTCCATATTGGGATTGTAAGGATACTAATAAATCTTCTCAAGCAGTGGCAGATCATTTAGGTTTTACCCATCAGTTTTCCTATCGAAGCTATGCTTTTTCATATGAAACAGAAGACACTTTAAATTAG
- a CDS encoding hemerythrin domain-containing protein yields MVNKRKGIIRHEALYPLSHHHHRALFVAMNLKRAGTEKSRYSLEETIEDAASFWDPCGIKHFRDEEEVLLPAFSQYASIKRNEIKEMLIEHVEIRALFDLLLKKEDASAALLNQLGVKLEAHVRNEERVIFPMIEQALPEEKLQQLSSYFHGRREK; encoded by the coding sequence GTGGTAAATAAGCGCAAAGGGATTATAAGACATGAGGCATTATATCCATTATCGCATCATCATCACCGCGCTCTTTTTGTTGCGATGAATTTAAAACGGGCGGGCACAGAAAAATCTCGGTATTCTTTAGAAGAAACGATAGAAGATGCAGCATCTTTTTGGGATCCATGTGGAATTAAACATTTTCGTGATGAGGAAGAAGTACTGCTGCCAGCTTTTTCTCAATATGCTTCTATTAAGCGTAATGAAATCAAGGAAATGCTGATAGAACATGTAGAAATTCGTGCATTGTTTGATCTTTTATTAAAAAAAGAAGACGCTTCAGCTGCTTTATTAAATCAGTTAGGTGTAAAACTGGAAGCGCATGTAAGAAACGAAGAAAGAGTTATTTTTCCAATGATAGAACAAGCATTGCCAGAGGAAAAATTACAGCAGTTATCTTCTTACTTTCATGGCCGCCGTGAAAAGTAA
- a CDS encoding VOC family protein, protein MKKELDHIGIAVRDLEESINFYKNVLSGVLLDRYRSEDKGVESEVAIMEVSGNRIELLLPTNNTTSPIARFIKQKGKGVHHIAYRVDNLDNAIKDLEMKKIRVMEETLRINKHGRRLIYLNPADTEGTIIEYCDYPNMN, encoded by the coding sequence ATGAAAAAAGAACTCGATCACATTGGAATTGCTGTAAGAGACTTAGAAGAAAGCATAAATTTCTACAAAAATGTCTTAAGCGGAGTATTACTGGATCGTTATAGAAGTGAGGATAAAGGGGTAGAAAGTGAAGTGGCTATTATGGAAGTAAGCGGCAACCGAATAGAATTACTCCTGCCAACAAATAACACCACTTCCCCTATTGCCCGCTTTATAAAGCAAAAAGGAAAAGGCGTTCATCATATTGCCTATCGTGTAGATAATTTAGATAATGCTATTAAAGATCTGGAAATGAAAAAGATACGTGTCATGGAAGAAACATTGCGTATTAATAAACATGGCAGACGGTTAATTTACTTGAATCCTGCCGACACAGAAGGAACAATTATCGAATACTGTGATTATCCAAACATGAATTAG
- a CDS encoding cytochrome P450, with protein sequence MKSNNSIPQDKTLDNTLALLQEGFQFIPNRRKQLDSDIFQTRLFGQKVICMSGKEAAELFYDNERFQRKGAAPKRIQKTLFGENAIQGMDGEEHKHRKRMFLSLMTPERLDHMVDLTLKQWKDKVTEWEKAIDVVLFDETEEMMCKAACEWAGVPIREKEVNQRSKDLGAMIDAFGGVGQRYRQGKHARKRTEKWIKDIIKEIRSGKLNPPENTASYIIAWHRERNGKKLSSQMAAIELINVIRPIAAIGRYITFGALALHEYPETYKKLQEDNEEYSKMFVQEVRRFYPFGPFTGARVRKHFTWKQCHFKKGMLVLLDIYGTNHHPDLWEDPDDFKPERFKNWEGSPFRFIPQGGGDHYIGHRCAGEWLTVMVMKASMKFITTEMEYEVPPQDLNYSMVRMPSIPKSRFVIRKVRPK encoded by the coding sequence ATGAAATCAAATAACTCTATCCCTCAAGATAAAACATTAGATAATACACTGGCTTTGTTGCAGGAAGGGTTTCAATTTATTCCTAACAGACGTAAACAATTGGACTCTGATATTTTTCAAACCCGCTTGTTTGGGCAAAAGGTTATTTGTATGAGCGGAAAAGAGGCCGCTGAACTGTTTTATGATAATGAACGTTTTCAGCGAAAGGGTGCAGCACCAAAACGCATTCAAAAAACGTTATTTGGTGAAAATGCCATTCAAGGAATGGACGGGGAGGAGCATAAACATCGAAAGCGGATGTTTTTATCCCTTATGACACCGGAACGTCTGGACCATATGGTGGATTTGACGCTGAAGCAGTGGAAAGATAAAGTTACAGAATGGGAAAAAGCAATTGACGTTGTGTTATTTGATGAAACCGAAGAAATGATGTGCAAGGCAGCATGTGAATGGGCAGGTGTTCCAATAAGAGAAAAAGAAGTGAATCAAAGGAGCAAAGATTTAGGAGCAATGATAGATGCATTTGGAGGTGTTGGTCAGAGGTATCGACAAGGTAAACATGCACGTAAAAGAACAGAAAAATGGATAAAAGATATAATAAAAGAAATTCGATCTGGTAAATTAAATCCTCCGGAAAATACCGCTTCGTATATAATAGCATGGCATAGAGAACGAAATGGAAAGAAATTAAGCTCTCAAATGGCAGCAATAGAGCTAATTAACGTAATAAGACCGATTGCAGCTATTGGCAGGTATATAACCTTTGGGGCTTTAGCGCTGCATGAATATCCAGAAACTTACAAAAAACTACAAGAGGATAATGAAGAGTACAGCAAAATGTTTGTGCAGGAAGTTCGGCGGTTTTACCCGTTTGGACCTTTTACAGGTGCAAGGGTACGCAAACATTTCACCTGGAAACAGTGCCATTTTAAAAAAGGGATGTTAGTATTGTTAGATATTTACGGAACAAATCATCATCCAGACTTATGGGAAGACCCAGATGATTTTAAACCGGAGCGTTTTAAGAATTGGGAAGGCAGTCCTTTTCGGTTTATTCCGCAAGGCGGGGGAGACCATTACATAGGACATCGTTGTGCAGGAGAATGGCTTACTGTTATGGTAATGAAAGCAAGTATGAAATTTATAACAACAGAGATGGAATATGAAGTACCGCCTCAAGATTTAAATTATAGTATGGTTAGAATGCCTTCTATACCAAAAAGCCGTTTTGTTATAAGGAAGGTTAGACCAAAATAA
- a CDS encoding M50 family metallopeptidase has protein sequence METIFIIVVIGFLMYIPVIGPYFSLFNTLVHESGHAVTALLTGGEVKSISLFSSTEGVAATHHHRPGLILTSLSGYPFASILSVLFIYMVEKEWYLGAGISLLVLLGYNLIFWVRNLFGIFWILSILTGTYLLWYQSYVDALEYLIIGISLVLWIQAFFSCWHIFLISLKTPKHAGDASVLARLTFIPAQLWGFLFLLQGTLLFMIGCGIWFDVDLLSNWREVIQLW, from the coding sequence ATGGAAACTATTTTTATTATTGTCGTTATTGGCTTCCTTATGTATATACCAGTTATAGGACCGTACTTTTCTCTTTTTAATACGCTTGTTCATGAAAGTGGACATGCAGTGACTGCGTTATTAACCGGAGGGGAAGTGAAATCAATCTCTCTTTTTAGCAGCACAGAAGGGGTTGCAGCAACTCATCATCACCGGCCTGGCCTCATTTTGACATCACTTTCTGGCTATCCATTTGCATCAATACTCTCTGTTCTTTTTATTTACATGGTTGAAAAAGAATGGTATCTAGGTGCTGGTATCAGTTTATTGGTTTTGCTCGGGTATAACTTGATCTTTTGGGTAAGAAATTTATTTGGCATCTTTTGGATTCTTTCGATATTAACCGGTACATATCTTTTATGGTACCAGAGTTATGTGGATGCCTTAGAGTACCTGATCATCGGTATTAGTTTAGTATTATGGATTCAAGCATTTTTTAGCTGCTGGCATATTTTTTTAATTAGTTTAAAAACTCCAAAACACGCCGGTGATGCATCGGTTTTGGCTCGCTTAACATTTATTCCTGCCCAGCTATGGGGGTTTTTATTTTTACTGCAAGGAACACTGTTGTTTATGATAGGGTGTGGAATATGGTTTGACGTTGATCTTTTATCGAATTGGAGAGAGGTGATTCAACTGTGGTAA